One Desulfobulbus propionicus DSM 2032 DNA segment encodes these proteins:
- a CDS encoding beta-ketoacyl-[acyl-carrier-protein] synthase family protein — protein sequence MEQHATHQRIVITGVGLTAPGAANLSEFRANLLAGTSGISTLDLRYMGVHPAGLCSFAETRYRKKRENSRGTRAGCIGVYCANEALVDAGIDFSTYDPAATGVYIGLTEHGTVETENEVYNIGQYGHDVNYWTHHHNPRTVLNNPAGEITMNLRLTGPHYSIGAACAAGNAALIQGVQMLRLGEVDLALCGGLSECVGSFGIFASFRAQGALAEHQDPTKASRPFDRDRNGIVISEGGCVFTLERLDAALERGASIYGEITGYAMNSDARDFVLPYGPRQRQCMEMALARAGLSPADITIVNTHATGTKQGDVEECNAVRETFAGCENTWINNTKSSIGHAMGAAGVLELAGNLPSFTDNMVHPTINVDNLDPECALPGLVANAPKQLERVDAILNNSFGMLGINSVVIVERFVAN from the coding sequence ATGGAACAACACGCAACACATCAACGTATCGTCATCACCGGTGTCGGTCTGACCGCGCCCGGCGCCGCCAATCTGAGCGAATTCCGCGCCAATCTCCTGGCCGGCACCAGCGGCATCTCCACCCTTGACCTGCGCTATATGGGCGTCCATCCGGCCGGTCTATGCAGCTTTGCCGAGACCCGCTACCGCAAGAAGCGGGAGAACAGCCGCGGCACCCGCGCCGGTTGCATCGGCGTCTATTGCGCCAACGAGGCCCTGGTGGATGCGGGCATCGATTTTTCCACCTACGACCCGGCCGCCACCGGTGTGTACATCGGTCTGACCGAACACGGCACGGTGGAGACCGAAAACGAGGTCTATAACATCGGCCAGTACGGCCATGATGTCAACTACTGGACTCACCACCATAATCCGCGTACCGTGCTCAACAATCCGGCCGGCGAGATCACCATGAATCTCCGCTTGACCGGACCGCATTACTCCATCGGCGCGGCCTGTGCCGCCGGCAACGCGGCCCTGATCCAGGGGGTACAGATGCTGCGCCTGGGCGAGGTCGACCTCGCCCTGTGCGGCGGCCTCTCGGAATGCGTCGGCTCGTTTGGCATCTTTGCCTCCTTCCGGGCCCAGGGGGCGCTAGCCGAGCACCAGGACCCGACCAAGGCCAGCCGTCCCTTTGACCGCGACCGCAATGGCATCGTCATCTCCGAGGGCGGCTGCGTCTTCACCCTGGAGCGGCTGGATGCGGCCCTGGAGCGCGGGGCCTCAATCTACGGCGAGATCACCGGCTATGCCATGAACTCCGATGCTCGCGATTTTGTCCTGCCGTATGGGCCTCGCCAACGGCAGTGCATGGAAATGGCGCTGGCGCGGGCTGGCCTGTCGCCTGCGGACATCACCATTGTCAACACCCACGCCACCGGCACCAAGCAGGGCGACGTCGAGGAGTGCAACGCCGTTCGCGAGACCTTTGCCGGCTGTGAGAACACCTGGATCAACAACACCAAGTCGAGCATCGGCCATGCCATGGGCGCTGCCGGCGTGCTCGAACTGGCCGGCAACCTGCCCTCGTTCACCGACAATATGGTCCATCCGACCATCAATGTGGACAACCTCGACCCGGAATGCGCCTTGCCCGGACTGGTGGCCAACGCCCCGAAGCAGCTGGAACGGGTCGATGCCATCCTCAACAACTCCTTTGGCATGCTGGGGATCAATTCGGTGGTCATTGTCGAGAGATTTGTGGCGAACTGA